A window from Fibrobacter sp. encodes these proteins:
- a CDS encoding DUF262 domain-containing protein encodes MCKKLTIDTKIKTIGSLITEVKQGLVCVPPFQRDFVWTCDNIKDLFDSIKKNYPIGSLLLWKPSEKMNWEESRKVGPFELPQNNDQKWYVLDGFQRLSSMFGCLTNPDKSSFACDEQMYKSLFNLYYDLKNEEFFYPRNDVMKQPYQVPLHVLLSSSDFRQYSRTNIEPKIPKDEIDNLLDRADSLASRFIEYKIACIEINDANIEEAVEIFSRLNSKGVDISFDWMVNALSYKKNNFKFSDEITKTQRDLKEFGFEKTSRNVLFRCIQSSFGKLYFDQTDIEHLAQRDDFAKTTRETIPFIKKAVQFLHNELHVNKYKYLPYNMQLIFIMEFFRKISNPSEKQINDLKNWFWKTSYSNYFTVNSLTYQRKAYNQFIDYACGASSEIFYDDGEKNPYTTYAFPKKISLGAVRSKALILFLKTDNPNLQDEQYSDYIENHKNEIMLAEMSFVESLGLRYFERNNLVHMPKESNSSQQNKLPIFVNTNSEDSIILDYTLNNGSFIIGNGKKAFDTRWSECGDDSIYCYRDGVKSLFFNPDIVDFPQYQNIPEAFNFTSRCKSLVAGNVIILENSNGYFCAIKIIKITNNKKDLSERHHVEFRYHIYDSEKDNIDNIIKSIDSAANSIIEKLATPYYRKESFLLEKKIRFLEEQLAYHSKEFDAVYAKIINSVLDHMAYFIQKANIANALAEQNLKLQNNSLDEAIAKKQFALKLTNENELSKIINECIQHRNEWEKIKSLKS; translated from the coding sequence ATGTGCAAAAAACTTACTATTGACACAAAAATCAAAACAATAGGCTCGCTTATCACGGAAGTAAAACAAGGGCTAGTTTGCGTCCCCCCCTTCCAACGAGATTTTGTTTGGACTTGTGATAATATTAAGGATTTGTTTGACAGCATTAAAAAAAATTATCCCATAGGATCTCTTCTGCTATGGAAGCCTTCAGAAAAAATGAATTGGGAAGAATCTCGTAAAGTTGGACCATTCGAGCTACCCCAAAACAATGACCAAAAATGGTATGTTCTTGACGGATTTCAAAGACTTTCTTCAATGTTCGGTTGCTTGACAAACCCAGATAAATCAAGTTTTGCTTGTGATGAGCAAATGTATAAATCTTTGTTTAACTTATATTACGATTTAAAAAACGAAGAATTTTTCTACCCACGTAACGATGTAATGAAGCAACCGTATCAGGTCCCGCTTCACGTTTTATTGAGCAGCAGTGATTTTCGCCAATATTCTAGAACAAACATAGAGCCAAAGATTCCTAAAGACGAAATCGACAATCTTTTAGACCGAGCAGACTCCCTTGCAAGTCGTTTCATCGAATATAAAATCGCATGTATTGAAATTAATGATGCAAATATTGAAGAAGCTGTTGAAATCTTTTCTAGGCTAAATTCCAAAGGCGTAGACATTTCTTTTGACTGGATGGTCAATGCGTTGTCGTACAAAAAAAACAATTTTAAGTTTTCCGATGAAATTACAAAAACACAGCGCGATTTAAAAGAATTCGGATTTGAAAAAACATCAAGAAATGTTCTATTTCGTTGCATTCAAAGTTCTTTTGGCAAATTATATTTTGACCAAACAGACATTGAGCATTTAGCCCAACGAGATGATTTTGCAAAGACGACGAGAGAAACCATCCCCTTTATCAAAAAGGCGGTACAATTCCTTCACAACGAATTGCATGTAAACAAATACAAATACCTGCCTTATAACATGCAGTTAATTTTTATAATGGAATTCTTTAGAAAGATTTCAAACCCCTCAGAAAAACAAATTAATGATTTAAAAAATTGGTTTTGGAAAACTTCATACAGCAATTACTTTACTGTCAACTCATTAACTTATCAACGAAAAGCATACAATCAATTTATTGATTACGCTTGTGGAGCATCTTCTGAAATCTTCTATGACGATGGAGAAAAAAATCCATACACCACATATGCGTTTCCCAAAAAAATCTCACTCGGAGCAGTGCGTTCAAAAGCATTGATTTTATTTTTAAAAACAGACAATCCAAATTTACAAGACGAACAGTATTCAGACTATATAGAGAATCACAAAAATGAAATAATGTTGGCGGAAATGTCTTTTGTGGAATCTCTTGGCTTACGTTATTTTGAACGTAACAACTTGGTACACATGCCAAAAGAAAGCAATTCTTCACAACAAAATAAACTTCCTATTTTCGTAAACACGAATTCAGAAGACTCTATAATTTTAGACTACACACTAAACAATGGCAGTTTCATTATAGGAAACGGCAAAAAAGCATTCGATACACGATGGAGTGAATGTGGCGATGACAGTATTTATTGTTATCGAGACGGAGTCAAAAGCCTATTTTTCAATCCAGACATCGTAGATTTCCCTCAATATCAAAACATTCCTGAAGCATTTAATTTTACTTCAAGGTGCAAATCGCTAGTTGCAGGGAATGTCATTATCCTAGAGAATTCAAACGGATATTTTTGCGCAATAAAAATAATTAAAATCACGAATAATAAAAAAGATCTTAGCGAACGACATCATGTTGAATTCAGATATCACATTTACGATTCTGAAAAAGATAATATCGACAATATAATCAAATCAATAGATTCCGCAGCAAACTCTATTATTGAAAAATTAGCAACACCATATTATAGAAAAGAGTCTTTTCTTCTAGAAAAGAAAATTCGCTTTTTAGAAGAACAACTTGCATACCACAGTAAAGAATTTGATGCTGTATACGCAAAAATAATCAATTCTGTATTGGACCATATGGCCTACTTCATCCAAAAAGCTAACATTGCAAATGCACTTGCCGAACAAAATCTCAAATTGCAAAACAACTCATTAGATGAAGCTATCGCAAAGAAACAGTTCGCATTAAAGCTAACTAATGAAAATGAATTATCCAAAATTATTAACGAATGCATACAGCACCGAAACGAATGGGAAAAGATAAAAAGTCTTAAATCTTAA
- a CDS encoding AAA family ATPase: protein MIKNIRFSYYKIFKNEQTLSLKPVTVIFGKNNSGKSAILKIPSILQSAINCQSAEVFDPTKNGLHIEDMRSLVYGRGHRAVSFFFEDNKKNSLEFSFFFNEENGHSKIERWTAQNKDDKIGLEPGEDDELHDLVTKNPVPGVYFNGITPSHDKYKLFAQQIINTLRFNIDYIGAFRWLPYAFLQSNTFKSCEENDGRINYQFLIDDSKTVNQELLKNVSKWYENNFNGWKIKVNRDRDPVYSIEIEQADKLNINITDAGVGIAQSLPIVTRASRTCEEPTIIVLEEPETHLHPAAHGNLAELIALSTKNDCNKSYLVETHSINFILRLRRLIAEGKLSVNDVALYSVEFDENECCSKLASVEINEDGSVNYWPEGVFEETLAESIAIFEAQNKV, encoded by the coding sequence ATGATAAAAAACATTCGTTTTAGCTACTATAAAATTTTCAAAAACGAACAGACGCTTTCATTAAAACCCGTCACAGTAATTTTTGGAAAAAACAACTCTGGCAAAAGCGCTATTCTCAAAATACCATCGATTTTACAATCAGCCATTAACTGCCAATCTGCTGAAGTATTCGACCCTACAAAAAACGGACTACACATCGAGGATATGAGAAGCCTTGTGTATGGTCGTGGTCATAGAGCTGTTTCATTCTTTTTTGAAGATAACAAAAAAAATTCTCTTGAATTTTCTTTTTTTTTCAACGAAGAAAATGGCCATTCGAAAATAGAACGCTGGACAGCTCAAAACAAAGACGACAAAATTGGACTTGAACCTGGTGAGGACGACGAACTTCATGATCTTGTAACAAAAAATCCCGTTCCAGGAGTGTATTTTAACGGAATTACGCCAAGTCATGACAAATACAAGCTGTTTGCTCAACAAATTATAAACACATTGCGCTTCAACATTGATTACATTGGAGCATTTCGTTGGCTTCCATACGCATTTTTACAATCAAACACATTTAAATCTTGTGAAGAAAATGATGGTCGCATCAACTACCAGTTTTTAATTGATGATTCAAAAACAGTTAATCAAGAACTTCTAAAAAATGTTTCAAAGTGGTATGAAAACAATTTCAATGGATGGAAAATAAAAGTAAATCGTGACAGAGATCCTGTTTACTCCATTGAAATTGAACAAGCAGACAAATTAAATATAAATATTACAGATGCTGGCGTAGGCATAGCCCAATCCCTTCCGATTGTTACGCGAGCAAGTCGTACATGCGAGGAACCGACCATTATTGTACTAGAAGAACCGGAAACACATTTGCATCCGGCAGCTCATGGAAACCTTGCAGAATTAATCGCCTTAAGCACAAAAAATGATTGCAACAAATCTTATCTTGTAGAAACCCACTCAATCAATTTTATTCTACGCTTAAGAAGATTAATTGCAGAAGGAAAACTTTCTGTTAATGACGTCGCTCTTTATTCTGTAGAATTTGATGAAAATGAGTGCTGTAGCAAACTTGCTTCAGTCGAAATAAATGAAGATGGATCAGTAAATTACTGGCCAGAAGGTGTTTTTGAAGAAACTTTGGCAGAATCGATAGCTATTTTTGAAGCACAAAATAAGGTATAA